Part of the Sorghum bicolor cultivar BTx623 chromosome 1, Sorghum_bicolor_NCBIv3, whole genome shotgun sequence genome, CTGTGACTCATCTAACATGATAAGAGCGTTATCTGATGGTCCAAACATATCCTTATAATACTTGGTGATATGCCTTTTGAGTTGGGCATCACCACTTATTATATTATTTCCATCCTCTAATTGGAAAATACGAGTTTTTCGATATCTACCATTCGCCAATAGGTGATAATATTTTGTATTCGCATCACCTTCTAAAAGATGTTTCACTTTAGCCCTTTGGTACCACTTGACTTCCTCTTCTCGAAGTAATTCAACAAGCCTTTCATTTAGCACATGTTTTAAATCTAATTCAAACTCATTAAGTATATTAGTTTCCGCCTTCTTATCTAATTCATCAAGTTTGTTTAGAATGGTCGTTTTTTTTTATAGGCACCACTCAGATTGTTTGCCCATCCTCTAAGGTATTGATGCAACCTTCTGATTTTAGCTTGCCACCTCTCTAAAGGCGAGCCAACAACTAGTGTACTCTGCCACACCTCACTAACCATATCACAAAATCCATCTCTCAGCAACCTACCCAATTCAAACTTGAACTGAGGCTGATAAGATGAAAATGGATTATTTGTGGAAAAAAGGAGAGGAGTGTGATCAGAAATCTCTCTAGTCAAAGCATGTACACTGGTAAGTGGATATTTGGACTCGAAGTCTGTGCAAACGAGGATCCTATCTAATTTTTCAAAGGTCTGGATCGGTAAATGATTACCCCAAGTAAAATTTCTCCCAGTCATTTCTATTTCTCTGAGATTTAGGGAATCAATCACAACATTAAACAGAAAAGGCCATCTATCATTATAATTGTCATTGTTTTTCTCATCCGGTCTACGAATAATGTTAAAGTCACCACCTATAACAATAGGTACAACCTCTTTTGAACATACCCGTACCACTTCGGATAAGAAATGTGATTTTTGATCCAGCTGCGCTGGCCCATAAATAGAAATCAGATTAAACTTAAAATCATCTTCTCTAAGTCTCAATTTGAAACGTATAAAAAAATCTCCTTCTTCAATTTCCCCAATGTCAAAAGTCGATAGACATATACCTAGAACCATACCACCGGACCTACCCCGTGGGGCCATGCAATGCCAAAGAAAATCTCTGCCTGCACAGATATTATTCAAAGTGGATTGCGGAAAATTGGCCCTACCAGTTTCCGATAAGGCAATAAAATCTaggtttttttcttttgttagatcagaaagaaatctaaattttttacaATCAGCGAACCCGTTGCAATTCCAAAAAATTCCTTTCATCTAGACTGTTTTTTTTCTTAAGTCTGAGGCAGGACCTTTTCTTCTGTGATACAGGGGTTTGCAGACACACAGGGTCGCAGCACCCATCACCAAGCCCTTCCGAAATATCTGAACAAATTAGGTTTAACGCTTCTAAATCTAAGTTATCATCTGCAGAACAAACTATCGAAGCGTCATCCAATTCCTCCACTAAATTTTTTTTGCCATTTAATCTAATATAATTCTACCTCTCTTAAAAACTTTATAGAATCTGAAATAGCTTGTTCATTAGCCCCAAGAACAATCCCTAAAGATTTAGTTGAATCTAACAGGGAAGAATCAGCGTGAGAAATAAAAGAGCATGGCTGGGGTTTTTTACCTTTATCTGCAGCAGAATCCAAGTTTTTGCGAGCTTTCAACTTTGTTGCCTTCTCTAGTGAATCTTGATCCACAGTTGTTGCATTCCGCTTACTTAATCTCACAGGCGATACTGTCCCACCATTTTGCAATTTCAATTTATTAAGAACCCCAGAGTCATTTTGTGGAGTGACCAGATTAGCCTTCCACTGGTCACTACCAATTGCTGACCCCCATTATGAGAGAGCGCAATCACCGGTTTGTTACCTGGTTTCACTTGTTTGCTTTGAAGGACTACAGAACCAGCCCCCTCTCCTTGTTGGATAGCACCACCAGCATGGTGCTGACCAGAGGTAGGTAACTGATTGCCAGATGCATCAATATTTGTTTGTTCGTCTCCCTTTTTACCATCTACATCCATGTTCTCCCTTTCTTTTCCATCATTAGGATTTCCTCATCAAGTTATTTCTCAATAGGTTTCTCGTCGTCCATGGTAGAGTCCATGTCAATGAGCTGGAGCTCACCATTTTGCAAGTTTTCTTCAACCCTAAATTGTAGCTCATAAACAAAATCCCCAATAACTACATCCACTAGATCTGGGATGAGACTAGGATCTAGCACGACTACTTTCATTCTTGATCTACCAAACTTCTTTGAGAATTTAGTATCCACAGCTTGAGGGACACCTAATATTGATCCAATTGCCCAAATAATAGGAAATTCCCTAAACTCTTTTGGTAGACCACGGAACTGAACCCAAACCTTGTCAATCTCATATTTGTATACCTCATTTCAACACCCTTCTCAAAGcgaattttttcttttttcctttcacAGATTTTGTGTCCATGGGACCCCAGTTTACCATAGTATCCAGCAGGTCAGAAGATGGGAAATTAGTAATGAAGGCATCTTTGCCTTTGTCTTCAATCACCCACTTGTTTTTACCTGGTAGTAGTTTTTCAAGTTCCACTGCCAACTGATCAGCAGTAAGAGAACCTTCCAAAACACGTACCACTGCTGATTTTTCCTCTAAGTTTACCATGGGATTCTCAGCGGCTGGAATAAAATAAAAACCCAAACCCTCCACAGCATAACCACAAGGTATAGCAGTAGTGTGCATCTTTTTCATGTTTGGGCAAACCTTAGTAACATGATCACCACAACAGATGTCACAGCTGAGAGACACAACGCATTCATGTATGGTATGACCTTCAGTATGGCAACGATAACAAAATGGTTTACCCTTGTTTTTTTTAGAATACAACAGACACAAAACAGAATTACGTGTTCCTTTTCTCCTAAAAATTAATGCCTTTGTTCCTTTCTCCTAAAAACTAATGCCTCCATTTTTTCCATCATGTAAAACCATGTGCTATTAATTATATGCTTACTATGTATGTTAACCTCATTTCATAATTCTAATTTCAAATGACCCACATATATATGGTGCTGCTTATAGTTTTTCTAAGTCTGAAGGTTCTGCAGGTTAATTCAACGATACCATTTTAGTTCAGCATGCATGTATCTGCTTATTCGACAACCAGGTGAGGTTCTATTTGAGATAATTGTTTATTTAATTATATCTCACAGTACGAGGATTATCCCTGCACATAGCCAGATAGCTTCAGAAAAATGATAGTTATAAATGAAACCTTTTTATTGTCATTCCAAATAGAAGGCACTATGTTTTTCATCTTCCTGGTAGCTTTGATCTTGTGGACAAAGTGTATTACTATTGGTCTCCGGTATATAATACACCTTCAATATGTACGTCCAAATAGGACACCCTAGCTAGGTACACAAGAAAATAAAATGGCTTGCAATTTTAGCTTAGTGAAAAATAGTTTCAGATTCCTGGATAATACCTGTGTTCTTCCACCGATCTTCAAAAGCCTTGATTAGTTCATCATGTGGAAATAATCTTAAATGTTGTCCACTCATCCAAAATGATCTTAAATGCTTTCCATTCATCAATATCAGATTACACGGGTGAAGCCCCATGAGGTTGCTGCTTTTCTTTTAAATGCCTTTTACCTTTTGTTATTTTGTTTTTTCACGATACACAATCTTGACCCCTCGAAAAGTTATCACGGAAAATATATTTGTTGGAATGTTgcattcttcttcaggctcttGGATTCTCAATGCCTTCGTTTGCTCATGTTTCGCTCAATCTGGCTCCTGACAGAGGGAATCTATCCAAACAGCATGGAGCTACCTCTGTTGAGCAGGTATCTTATCGATCATTTTCTATCTCACATCTCTACTAACATATCTTATTATACACACCATAAGAGTAAATCATGTCGATTCTTTTCCTCTACACGGTATAAAGAGAGGGGCTATCTACCTCGGGCAATGGTAAATTATTTAGCACTAGCTCAAGCAATTTGGGACAACTCCGCCAGAAACAACATCCAAAATATCTTGTCCGTCCGCTCTTGTGTCGAATGCCTTAGATTGCTTGGAGCTACTTTTGTCCGGAACTGCTTCTCATTCTCCTCTCTAGCCTGCTTTCTCCTCTGCTTGTCTTTAGCTTCTCCAGCTTCTTGTCCGAATTCAGCCAAACAAATATAtacctagcttcttcttctccttttcgACGCTTCTCTTCCCCCGCACCGCTTGTGCCCATGCTATGTGCGCCTGTGCTGGCGGCAACCCCCGGTATGCGGCACGACGGCGCGACTGGCCACTGTCGTTGGACGTGTGTAGGCCCCATAGGTGTCTATGGGCGTGCCTACCCCTGGAGCCACCTGATATGGCTGGTCGTCAAACTGTATGTTGCCGAGCCAGCGGCTCCCCTCGGTGTGCGGCTATATGTTATTAAGATGGCATATCCTCCTTTATGTAGATGTTTGGACCATTCTTAATCTAGGCCCCATGTACTCCTTAAGGTTGCCAAGGACATGGCAAGAAAACTAAGTAGCCCATGTGGGCCAGACCATTATTCGCGTTGCAGTCTGCTATTTTTTGTTGTTGCTATTTTTGTGgtgttgttgttgtttgcaTGTTCGGGATCTGATGCAGTTTCATGTAGGGAGAAAATCTTAGTGCGCCAAGCCGATAGTCCCTTCATCGCAGCCACCTATAACTATGATGCCCCCATGGATGAATTTGGTATGCAGTGATTGACATCTTTGACAGCTTGATTTCCCTTCGGTTGCCATCCAGAAATATTTGTTACAGAGTCACCTGTTTGCTCACATGAATTATCTATGTGCagcatttccaaaaaaaaactaGAACGACATATGTAATATATATGTATGCAATGCTCTCTACCATGTACCAGCCCATAAATTTGTGCCATATATACTATCTATACTATTCTTCGTTATTTTACAATCCATAGGTTAACATGTGTTTATGCACACCCTTTACCAGCTACCATCATCATGGACTTACTATACACACGAGCAACATATGTAACATATGAGACATGCATATAAACTTAAGTGTGCTTATTTACTAACACGTCCGCGCGATGGCGCACGGGTTGCACTAGTAGAAAATAACAAATATTGTATCATTATCATGGCCAAAGGGAGAAAGCAATTTTTCTAAGCATTTTATTTTTCAGTTGATAGTCATCCCATTGGTTGAGATTGTACTGACAAGTCTATAAGGCTAGTAGGCCTTCAACTCATCATAAATAACATGAAATCCAACTATGTTAACGAGAGGTAGCCttgtagaaaagaaaaaaaaatgtaaaataAGTACTACAGTCGATGTAGAATAAACATCTGTATAAGAGATATACAAAATCTACTTCAACAGGTAACATCTGTATAAGAGATATACAAAATCTACTTCAACAGGTATTTTTGAGCAGGTACAATTTTAGATGCACATAATCCACGTTTACAATACACACAAAGTAAAGATTAAGAGGCTCATTAACCTCCACCGTACATACGCAAAGTAGAGATTGGGAGGCTCCCTAGCCTTTAGTGCGTAGAAGCTCCCTAGCCTCCGGCAGGGAGCCTCCTTAGCCTCTAGTGTGATCGAGAGGCTCTATATCCTCCATGCGTGCGTATACCTTAATTTTTGTGaaaaaaatcttagaaaagAAATATGATCGAGTGCGCAGAAAACAAGTAGTAGTGCTGCACGTGCACACGTGTATGtaccttttttttgaaaaaaattagaaaaaataCGACCTCTAAGTTTGAACTCTACTAGATAGTGTCCTACTAGATGGACCGATCTAAGACCCATTTTAACAAAGGATTAAAAAAACAGTTTCAAGTTTCAACAGTCCCCAAGGGATTTGGTTTGAACAATTAAGCAAAGATAACAACGTCCTTTGCCACTTTGCGGTGGCGGGTCTAGGCCCTTCTTTTTCGTTTTGGGACCTTTTTTCGAAAGATTCTCATAATTATGCTCATGTTAGTTTGATTTCAAAATCTAGATCTAAGATTTGGCGTCATTGTCATTGACGTCAAGCTAACACTGACGCCATCCACCGTGCCGCCAAGCTTGGCCCCACCATCAATGACGCCAATGGTGCATAGCTGTGCACGTGACGCCTAGTAGTGTTAGCTTGGTGCTTGTGATAGTAGCGCCAAGCCTTGGATCTAGATTATGGAATTAAACTACCAGTAtgagaatctaaaaaaaaagGGTCCAAAACAAAAAAGACGGGGAATAGGCTGAGGTGAGACAATCGGGCCAAACGAAATGAAACAGGCCCTTGTGCTCAAAGTTCGATGGGCTCCAAAGCAAAGAATGGATCAACATGGCATAACGAAATGGAGTAACCCTAGGCCCGCCAAACACAAACACACACCGAAAACTGAGACAGAGAGGTGCAGATCgatgcggcggtggtggtgcgcCGCCGGCGGCCTCGGCCGCCGCGTCCTCTCGTCCTCCACCCCCGCCGTCGCCTCCCATGCCCGTCCGCTGCCGCTACCCCTGATACCCAAATCTCCCTCCTTTACCGTCCCTTTCTCCTTGTCCTGTCGCAGGCACCACTCTCTCCAGGGGTTCTTTCACCCGGCCATCGCTTCTTCTCCCTTCCGCCCTCCGGTGAGCTTTCGTCTCGTCTAGTCTCATCTCAATTGGTTTGATTTTCTACTGCCTTATAATGCTGATTTCCTGCGTGGACGGTGTCGCGCAGTCGGCGCATCATCAGCAAGTGCGGCACTACGCCAAGAAGGAGAGATCGCGCGCGCCGCTCACGCCCACCAAATCCAAAGTCAAGAAATACAAGATCAAGGCCCCCTCGTAATCGCCCCATTCTCTTCCCTTGTGCCCTTCTTACCTTCTCGGCGGGCACCTCAGGCAGCTGATTCTATGCTTTTATTGCTAGGTCCA contains:
- the LOC8086284 gene encoding uncharacterized protein LOC8086284, whose amino-acid sequence is MDQHGITKWSNPRPAKHKHTPKTETERCRSMRRWWCAAGGLGRRVLSSSTPAVASHARPLPLPLIPKSPSFTVPFSLSCRRHHSLQGFFHPAIASSPFRPPSAHHQQVRHYAKKERSRAPLTPTKSKVKKYKIKAPSSMKFRFRTMKDGQVRRWRAGKRHNAHLKSKEAKRRLRKPALVHLAYAKVIKKLNFCG